The Zingiber officinale cultivar Zhangliang chromosome 9A, Zo_v1.1, whole genome shotgun sequence genome window below encodes:
- the LOC122020201 gene encoding transcription factor MTB1-like: MAESTWSEEEKAMAAAVLGREAFDYLAASRASFEGLTAASEADLQSRLIDLVERPPDCPGLSWNYAIFWQISRAMTGDLVLGWGDGSCREPREGEEAASVSSSVRSSGEDETSRHKMRRSVLQKLHAFFGGSDEDNYALRLDQVTEAELFFLASMYFSFPPGKGAPGQALAAGKHLWILSPSDYCYRGFLAASAGFRTIVVVPFETGILELGSVRLLTESPDALQKIKSVFWGKNPAEMLRPSEKIEKNGTDTCTKIFGKELNLGTSNVKEKILAAKVEDNSWDTNLKSGSTNNWLPFPNVQKGTQSFSWNHVRGANSDHKQLGNGVLVTRNGVGNHSNGERGDHMNQHKPQQLLQPSPRQIDFGGGGTSMAGAMIGNIGTLEGEQASIEASCNDERVGPLDEQRPRKRGRKPANGREEPLNHVEAERQRREKLNQRFYALRAVVPNISKMDKASLLGDAISHITELQKRLQEMESEKERFLESGVVNHETRVLHPEVDVQELHDEMIVRVSTPLNTHPVSKVFQALKDAQIDVAESKISGGDDSIQHTLIIKSPSSEQQMKDKIIAALSNDRDST; the protein is encoded by the coding sequence ATGGCGGAATCGACGTGGAGCGAGGAGGAGAAGGCCATGGCGGCGGCCGTCCTTGGCAGGGAGGCGTTCGACTACCTCGCCGCCAGCCGCGCTTCCTTCGAGGGCCTCACCGCCGCTTCCGAGGCCGACCTCCAGAGCCGCCTGATCGATCTCGTCGAGCGCCCCCCGGACTGCCCCGGCCTCAGCTGGAACTACGCCATCTTCTGGCAGATCTCCCGCGCGATGACCGGCGACCTCGTCCTGGGCTGGGGCGACGGGTCCTGCCGCGAGCCCCGGGAGGGGGAAGAGGCCGCGTCCGTTTCCTCTTCGGTGAGATCCTCCGGAGAGGACGAGACGAGCAGGCACAAGATGCGGAGGTCCGTTCTCCAGAAGCTCCACGCGTTCTTCGGCGGATCGGACGAGGACAACTACGCCCTCCGTCTCGATCAGGTCACTGAAGCCGAGTTGTTCTTCCTCGCGTCGATGTATTTCTCCTTTCCGCCGGGGAAGGGCGCGCCAGGTCAGGCACTGGCGGCAGGTAAGCACCTCTGGATACTGTCCCCTTCCGATTACTGCTATAGGGGCTTCTTAGCGGCATCCGCAGGGTTTCGCACAATCGTCGTAGTTCCGTTTGAGACCGGTATCCTCGAATTGGGATCCGTTAGATTGCTAACTGAAAGCCCAGATGCCTTGCAGAAGATAAAGTCGGTGTTTTGGGGCAAAAATCCTGCAGAGATGCTGCGACCCAGTGAGAAGATCGAGAAGAATGGTACAGACACATGCACGAAGATCTTCGGAAAGGAGCTTAATCTTGGGACTTCTAATGTCAAAGAAAAGATTTTGGCTGCGAAGGTGGAAGACAATTCTTGGGATACAAACTTGAAGAGCGGCAGCACCAACAATTGGCTGCCATTTCCTAATGTTCAAAAGGGAACGCAGAGTTTCAGCTGGAACCATGTCCGTGGTGCGAATTCTGACCATAAGCAGCTTGGTAATGGCGTCTTGGTCACTAGGAATGGAGTTGGTAACCATAGTAATGGCGAAAGGGGAGATCATATGAATCAGCACAAGCCGCAACAATTGTTGCAGCCATCTCCAAGGCAGATTGATTTTGGTGGAGGTGGAACTTCGATGGCTGGAGCAATGATTGGCAATATTGGAACATTGGAAGGGGAACAAGCAAGCATCGAGGCTTCTTGCAACGATGAGAGAGTTGGCCCACTTGACGAGCAGAGGCCAAGGAAGAGGGGAAGGAAACCTGCAAATGGGAGGGAGGAACCTCTCAATCATGTTGAAGCAGAGAGACAGAGAAGAGAAAAGCTTAATCAGAGGTTCTATGCTTTGCGTGCGGTGGTGCCGAACATTTCAAAGATGGACAAAGCCTCATTGCTAGGGGATGCCATTTCACACATCACTGAGCTCCAAAAGAGGTTGCAGGAGATGGAGTCTGAGAAAGAAAGGTTCTTGGAATCAGGGGTGGTGAATCATGAGACTCGAGTGCTTCATCCTGAGGTTGATGTGCAAGAGTTGCATGATGAGATGATTGTGCGAGTTAGCACCCCTTTAAACACTCATCCTGTTTCTAAAGTTTTTCAAGCTTTAAAAGATGCACAAATTGACGTAGCAGAGTCGAAGATATCAGGTGGTGACGACAGTATACAGCACACTCTCATCATCAAATCACCAAGTTCAGAACAGCAAATGAAGGATAAGATCATTGCTGCATTATCCAATGACAGGGACTCAACTTAG
- the LOC122020872 gene encoding protein CUP-SHAPED COTYLEDON 2-like: MENHVASESQLPPGFRFHPTDEELITHYLLKKVLDVNFAGRAIAEIDLNKCEPWELPEKAKMGEKEWYFFSLRDRKYPTGLRTNRATDAGYWKATGKDREIYSSKATALVGMKKTLVFYRGRAPKGEKSNWVMHEYRLEGKFAYHFLSRSFKEEWVVSRVFQKCGGGGSSGKRTRFALAGESAAVREAAPVPCFSTTVSFMGLHFPPAPPSGFAGGFQSLRSLQENLHLPFLIPSAPGPPPAIDSAGSGWPSDFHRTAETSDAVLGHQLPVGSTELDCVWSF, from the exons ATGGAGAACCACGTCGCCAGCGAGTCTCAGCTGCCGCCTGGTTTCCGATTCCACCCCACCGACGAGGAGCTCATCACGCACTACCTCCTCAAGAAAGTGCTTGACGTCAACTTCGCGGGCCGGGCCATTGCCGAGATCGACCTCAACAAATGCGAGCCATGGGAACTCCCAG AGAAGGCGAAGATGGGGGAGAAGGAATGGTACTTCTTCAGCCTTCGCGATCGGAAGTACCCCACCGGACTGCGGACCAACAGGGCAACAGACGCCGGGTACTGGAAGGCGACGGGGAAGGACCGGGAAATCTACAGCTCGAAGGCGACGGCGCTGGTGGGGATGAAGAAGACGTTGGTGTTCTACAGAGGGAGAGCTCCCAAGGGCGAGAAAAGCAACTGGGTGATGCACGAGTACAGGCTCGAGGGCAAGTTCGCCTACCATTTCTTGTCGAGATCTTTCAAG GAGGAATGGGTAGTTTCCCGCGTGTTTCAGAAGTGCGGCGGTGGGGGAAGCAGCGGGAAGAGGACCCGCTTCGCGCTCGCCGGCGAGAGCGCCGCCGTGAGGGAGGCGGCGCCCGTGCCCTGCTTCTCCACCACCGTCTCCTTCATGGGCCTCCACTTCCCGCCAGCTCCTCCGTCCGGCTTCGCCGGAGGCTTCCAGAGTCTGAGGTCGTTGCAGGAGAATCTTCACTTGCCGTTTCTCATACCAAGTGCGCCCGGGCCGCCGCCGGCGATCGATTCGGCGGGTTCGGGGTGGCCGTCGGATTTCCATCGGACGGCCGAGACTAGTGATGCTGTGCTGGGCCACCAGTTGCCTGTGGGGTCCACGGAGCTAGATTGCGTTTGGAGCTTCTAA